From the genome of Arthrobacter sp. SLBN-122:
TAGTGCCGTTCACATACCCCAGCGAGGACCCGGTGCACCAGTATTCTGCCCAGGACAGCGAGCCCCTGCCCAGGTCCAGGTCCCGGCGGCAGGCCAGGGCGGTGCGGTAGAGGGAGAGGTGCGACGACGGCGACTCCGCCTGCAGGTCCCGCGCCAGGCCGCCAAACGAGGCAGGAATGGGCAGCCAGGGATCGCTGCCCGAGCTGAAGCCCAAGTGCTTGTCTCCGGCCCGCCAAGGCAGCGGCACCCGGCAGCCGTCACGGCCAAGCCGCTGACCCCCGGTCCGCGCGAAGGTGGGGTCCTGGCGCAGGTGGCCGGGGATGTCGATGCCGTCCGGCAGCCCAAGCTCCTCGCCCTGGTAGAGATAGGCGGCGCCGGGCAGGCCCAGCATGAACAGCGAAGCGGCAGCTGCGCGGCGCCGGCCCAGTTCCTCATCCGGCTGGGGATCGGCCACCCCGATGCCGTCGCCGTCGCGGGGGCCATGGCCGTTATAGCCAAACCGGCTGGCATGGCGGACAACGTCATGGTTTGAGAGTACCCAGGTGCTCGGGGCGCCCACGCCGTCCAGGACGGTCAGGGAATCCGTGATGACCGAGCGCAGCCGGTATACGTCCAGCCCGGCATGGAGGTAAGGGAAGTTGAACGCCTGGTGCATCTCATCCGGCCGCACCCAGTGGGCCAGCCGGAGGAGGTCCACGCTTGCCTCGGCGCAGAGGATGCGGTCCGGGCCGTACTCGTCCAGGATCAGCCGCCAGTTACGGTAAATGTCATGGACGGCGGGCTGGCCGAACATTGGTGCCTCGTGGCCTGGGTACCCGTCGCTGCTGCCGCCATCGGCACGGCCACCCCAGGCGGGCAGGCCGGGGGCCTTCACCAGGGCGTGGGCTACGTCCACCCGGAAACCGGAGACGCCCCGGTCCAGCCAGAAACGAAGCACGCGCTCGAACTCGGCGTGGACGGCCGGGTTGTCCCAGTTAAAGTCCGGCTGCGAAGAATCGAAGAGGTGCAGGTACCACTGCCCCGGCCGGCCATCCGTGCCTGCTACCCGCGTCCAGGCGGGTCCGCCGAAGTGGGACTGCCAGTTGTTCGGCGGTTCCTGCCCGTCGGGGC
Proteins encoded in this window:
- a CDS encoding glycoside hydrolase family 13 protein, with the translated sequence MSVDTVTQATSTAAGPLTLIHAADNAPGWWRSAVIYQVYPRSFRDLNGDGVGDLAGITEELPHLADLGVDAVWLSPFYRSPQRDAGYDVSDYCDVDPIFGTLGDFDVMMAESHRLGLRVIVDLVPNHCSDQHPAFQAAVAAPAGSPERDMFIFRDGTGPDGQEPPNNWQSHFGGPAWTRVAGTDGRPGQWYLHLFDSSQPDFNWDNPAVHAEFERVLRFWLDRGVSGFRVDVAHALVKAPGLPAWGGRADGGSSDGYPGHEAPMFGQPAVHDIYRNWRLILDEYGPDRILCAEASVDLLRLAHWVRPDEMHQAFNFPYLHAGLDVYRLRSVITDSLTVLDGVGAPSTWVLSNHDVVRHASRFGYNGHGPRDGDGIGVADPQPDEELGRRRAAAASLFMLGLPGAAYLYQGEELGLPDGIDIPGHLRQDPTFARTGGQRLGRDGCRVPLPWRAGDKHLGFSSGSDPWLPIPASFGGLARDLQAESPSSHLSLYRTALACRRDLDLGRGSLSWAEYWCTGSSLGYVNGTTLVLMNLNHEPLEIPAGRVLVRSNLSGTEGLLASGETAWISIPAAD